From Pelomonas sp. SE-A7, a single genomic window includes:
- the atpD gene encoding F0F1 ATP synthase subunit beta, translating into MANTQQVGKIVQCIGAVVDVEFPRDQMPRVYDALKMDGSALTLEVQQQLGDGVVRTIALGSSDGLRRGTQVYNTGENIKVPVGKATLGRIMDVLGNPIDERGDVDQAMTASIHRAAPAYDELSPSQDLLETGIKVIDLICPFAKGGKVGLFGGAGVGKTVNMMELINNIAKAHSGLSVFAGVGERTREGNDFYHEMADSGVVNLEKLEDSKVAMVYGQMNEPPGNRLRVALTGLTIAESFRDEGRDVLFFVDNIYRYTLAGTEVSALLGRMPSAVGYQPTLAEEMGRLQERITSTKVGSITSIQAVYVPADDLTDPSPATTFAHLDATVVLSRDIASLGIYPAVDPLDSTSRQVDPNVVGEEHYTTTRAVQQVLQRYKELRDIIAILGMDELSPEDKLAVARARKIQRFLSQPFHVAEVFTGSPGKYVPLKETIRGFKMIVAGECDHLPEQAFYMVGTIDEAFEKAKKLQ; encoded by the coding sequence ATGGCTAACACTCAACAAGTGGGCAAGATCGTTCAGTGCATCGGCGCCGTGGTGGACGTGGAATTCCCGCGTGACCAGATGCCGCGTGTCTACGACGCGCTGAAGATGGATGGCTCGGCCCTGACGCTGGAAGTCCAGCAGCAGCTGGGCGACGGCGTGGTTCGCACCATCGCTCTGGGTTCGTCGGACGGCCTGCGCCGCGGCACCCAGGTCTACAACACCGGCGAGAACATCAAGGTGCCGGTGGGCAAGGCCACGCTGGGCCGCATCATGGACGTGCTGGGCAACCCTATCGACGAACGTGGTGACGTGGACCAGGCCATGACCGCCTCGATCCACCGCGCTGCTCCGGCCTACGACGAGCTGAGCCCGTCGCAGGACCTGCTGGAAACCGGCATCAAGGTGATCGACCTGATCTGCCCGTTCGCCAAGGGCGGCAAGGTGGGTCTGTTCGGTGGCGCCGGCGTCGGCAAGACCGTGAACATGATGGAGCTGATCAACAACATCGCCAAGGCTCACTCGGGTCTGTCGGTGTTCGCTGGTGTCGGCGAGCGTACCCGTGAGGGCAACGACTTCTATCACGAGATGGCCGATTCGGGCGTCGTGAACCTCGAGAAGCTCGAAGACTCCAAGGTCGCCATGGTCTACGGCCAGATGAACGAGCCCCCGGGCAACCGTCTGCGCGTGGCCCTGACCGGCCTGACCATCGCCGAGTCGTTCCGCGACGAAGGCCGTGACGTGCTGTTCTTCGTGGACAACATCTACCGCTACACCCTGGCCGGTACCGAAGTGTCGGCACTGCTGGGTCGTATGCCGTCGGCCGTGGGCTACCAGCCGACGCTGGCCGAGGAAATGGGCCGTCTGCAAGAGCGGATCACGTCGACCAAGGTCGGTTCGATCACCTCGATCCAGGCCGTCTACGTTCCCGCGGACGACCTGACCGACCCGTCGCCTGCCACCACCTTCGCCCACTTGGACGCCACCGTCGTTCTGTCGCGCGACATCGCCTCGCTGGGTATCTACCCCGCCGTCGATCCGCTGGACTCGACCTCGCGCCAGGTGGACCCGAACGTGGTCGGCGAAGAGCACTACACGACCACCCGCGCCGTCCAGCAAGTGCTGCAGCGCTACAAGGAACTGCGCGACATCATCGCGATCCTGGGCATGGACGAGCTGTCGCCGGAAGACAAGCTGGCCGTGGCCCGCGCCCGCAAGATCCAGCGTTTCCTGTCGCAGCCTTTCCACGTGGCCGAAGTCTTCACCGGCTCGCCGGGCAAGTACGTGCCGCTGAAGGAAACCATCCGCGGCTTCAAGATGATCGTGGCCGGCGAGTGCGACCACCTGCCGGAGCAGGCCTTCTACATGGTCGGCACGATCGACGAAGCCTTCGAAAAGGCCAAGAAGCTCCAGTAA
- the atpG gene encoding F0F1 ATP synthase subunit gamma, translating into MASSKEIRGKIKSVENTKKITKAMEMVAASKMRKAQERMRSARPYSEKIGNIAANLATANPEYKHPFLSANAEAKTVGFVVVTTDKGLCGGLNTNLLRATTTKLKELEAAGQKPEVVAIGNKGLGFMNRIGAKVVSQVTQLGDQPHIEKMIGPVKVLLDAYAEGKLSAVYLCYTRFINTMKQEPVVQQLLPLSTEGMKTAGGNHSWDYLYEPDAATVIDELLVRYTEALVYQAVAENMASEQSARMVAMKAATDNAGTLIGELKLVYNKTRQAAITKELSEIVSGAAAVG; encoded by the coding sequence ATGGCATCAAGCAAGGAAATTCGCGGCAAGATCAAGTCGGTCGAGAACACCAAGAAGATCACCAAGGCCATGGAAATGGTCGCCGCTTCCAAGATGCGCAAGGCGCAGGAGCGGATGCGCTCGGCACGGCCCTACAGCGAGAAGATCGGCAACATCGCCGCCAATCTCGCCACGGCCAACCCCGAGTACAAGCATCCCTTCCTGAGCGCGAACGCGGAAGCGAAGACGGTGGGCTTCGTGGTCGTCACGACCGACAAGGGCCTGTGCGGCGGTCTGAACACCAACCTGCTGCGCGCCACCACGACCAAGCTCAAGGAGCTGGAAGCGGCGGGCCAGAAGCCCGAGGTCGTTGCCATCGGCAACAAGGGCCTGGGCTTCATGAACCGCATCGGCGCCAAGGTCGTTTCTCAGGTGACGCAGCTGGGCGACCAGCCGCACATCGAGAAGATGATCGGCCCGGTCAAGGTGCTGCTCGACGCGTATGCCGAAGGCAAGCTGTCGGCCGTCTACCTCTGCTACACCCGCTTCATCAACACGATGAAGCAGGAGCCTGTGGTGCAGCAGCTGCTGCCCCTGAGCACCGAGGGCATGAAGACGGCCGGTGGCAACCACTCGTGGGATTACCTCTACGAGCCGGATGCCGCGACCGTCATCGACGAGCTGCTGGTCCGCTACACCGAGGCCCTGGTCTACCAGGCCGTCGCAGAAAACATGGCGTCCGAGCAATCGGCACGCATGGTGGCCATGAAGGCCGCTACCGACAACGCCGGCACCCTGATCGGTGAGCTGAAGCTGGTCTACAACAAGACCCGCCAGGCCGCGATCACCAAGGAGCTCAGCGAAATTGTCAGTGGCGCGGCCGCCGTCGGCTGA
- the atpA gene encoding F0F1 ATP synthase subunit alpha: MQLNPAEISELIKSRIEGLGASTDVRNQGTVVSVSDGIVRVHGLSDVMQGEMLEFPAGADGQPAFGLALNLERDSVGAVILGAYEHISEGDTVKCTGRILEVPVGPELIGRVVNALGQPIDGKGPINAKMTDVIEKVAPGVIARKSVDQPVQTGLKSIDSMVPVGRGQRELIIGDRQTGKTAVAIDAIINQKGQNMTCVYVAIGQKASSIKNVVRALEAAGAMEYTIVVAASSSESAAMQYVSAYSGCTMGEYFRDRGQDALIVYDDLSKQAVAYRQVSLLLRRPPGREAYPGDVFYLHSRLLERAARVNADYVEAFTKGEVKGKTGSLTALPIIETQAGDVSAFVPTNVISITDGQIFLETSLFNAGIRPAINAGISVSRVGGAAQTKLIKSLSGGIRTDLAQYRELAAFAQFASDLDESTRKQLDRGARVTELLKQAQYSPLSISLMGATLYAVNKGFMDSIDTKKVLAFEHGLHQFLKTSHAALLAKLEADKAMDKDAEAELNAAITTFKKSFA; this comes from the coding sequence ATGCAACTGAATCCTGCTGAAATTTCCGAACTCATCAAGTCCCGCATCGAGGGTCTGGGTGCTTCGACCGACGTCCGCAACCAGGGCACCGTGGTGTCCGTGTCTGACGGCATCGTCCGCGTCCACGGCCTGTCCGATGTGATGCAAGGCGAAATGCTGGAGTTCCCGGCTGGCGCCGACGGCCAGCCGGCCTTCGGCCTGGCCCTGAACCTCGAGCGCGACTCCGTCGGCGCCGTGATTCTGGGTGCCTACGAGCACATCTCGGAAGGCGACACCGTCAAGTGCACGGGCCGCATCCTGGAAGTGCCGGTCGGCCCCGAGCTGATCGGCCGCGTGGTCAACGCCCTGGGCCAGCCGATTGACGGCAAGGGCCCGATCAACGCCAAGATGACCGACGTCATCGAGAAGGTGGCTCCGGGCGTGATCGCACGTAAGAGCGTCGACCAGCCGGTGCAGACCGGCCTGAAGTCGATCGACTCGATGGTGCCCGTCGGCCGTGGCCAGCGCGAGCTGATCATCGGCGACCGCCAGACCGGCAAGACCGCCGTGGCCATCGACGCCATCATCAACCAGAAGGGTCAGAACATGACCTGCGTCTACGTTGCGATCGGCCAGAAGGCTTCGTCGATCAAGAACGTGGTGCGTGCCCTGGAAGCTGCCGGCGCGATGGAATACACCATCGTCGTCGCTGCCTCGTCGTCGGAATCGGCGGCCATGCAGTACGTGTCGGCCTACTCGGGCTGCACGATGGGCGAGTACTTCCGCGACCGCGGCCAGGACGCCCTGATCGTTTACGACGACCTGTCCAAGCAAGCCGTGGCCTACCGCCAGGTCTCGCTGCTGCTGCGCCGTCCGCCGGGCCGCGAAGCCTACCCGGGCGACGTGTTCTATCTGCACAGCCGCCTGCTGGAGCGTGCCGCTCGCGTCAACGCCGACTACGTCGAAGCCTTCACCAAGGGTGAAGTCAAGGGCAAGACCGGCTCGCTGACCGCGCTGCCCATCATCGAGACGCAAGCCGGCGACGTTTCCGCCTTCGTGCCGACCAACGTGATCTCGATCACCGACGGCCAGATCTTCCTGGAAACCAGCCTGTTCAACGCCGGTATCCGCCCCGCCATCAACGCCGGTATCTCGGTGTCGCGCGTCGGTGGTGCTGCCCAGACCAAGCTGATCAAGTCGCTGTCCGGCGGTATCCGTACCGACCTGGCCCAGTACCGTGAGCTGGCTGCCTTCGCGCAGTTCGCTTCCGACCTGGACGAGTCGACCCGCAAGCAGCTGGACCGCGGTGCCCGCGTGACCGAACTGCTGAAGCAGGCTCAGTACTCGCCGCTGTCGATCAGCCTGATGGGCGCGACGCTGTATGCCGTGAACAAGGGTTTCATGGACAGCATCGACACCAAGAAGGTCCTGGCTTTCGAGCACGGCCTGCACCAGTTCCTGAAGACCAGCCACGCCGCTCTGCTGGCCAAGCTGGAAGCCGACAAGGCCATGGACAAGGATGCTGAAGCCGAGCTGAACGCCGCGATCACGACGTTCAAGAAGTCCTTCGCTTAA
- a CDS encoding F0F1 ATP synthase subunit delta, with the protein MAELATIARPYAEALYQVAQKHDVKAWGQALDALALVAADAELRQFADNPKVTAEQVFAVITAAAKQEALAPELQNFLRTVVANGRLAALPAVVEQFHALANAAAGVADAQIFSAYPIDAAQLNDVVATLEKRFGRKLVPQVALEPSLIGGIRVVVGDEVLDTSVKARLERMKVALTA; encoded by the coding sequence ATGGCCGAGCTCGCAACCATTGCCCGCCCGTACGCCGAAGCGCTGTACCAGGTCGCACAGAAGCACGACGTGAAGGCTTGGGGCCAGGCGCTTGACGCGCTGGCCCTGGTCGCCGCCGACGCCGAGCTGCGCCAGTTCGCCGACAACCCCAAGGTCACGGCCGAGCAGGTCTTCGCGGTGATCACCGCGGCGGCCAAGCAAGAAGCCCTGGCCCCGGAGCTGCAGAACTTCCTGCGCACGGTGGTGGCGAACGGCCGCCTCGCGGCGCTGCCGGCGGTGGTCGAGCAGTTCCATGCCCTGGCCAACGCGGCCGCCGGCGTGGCCGACGCGCAGATCTTCAGCGCCTACCCCATCGACGCAGCCCAGCTGAACGATGTGGTGGCCACGCTGGAGAAGCGCTTCGGTCGCAAACTGGTGCCGCAGGTCGCGCTGGAACCCTCGCTGATCGGCGGTATCCGCGTGGTCGTTGGCGACGAGGTGCTGGACACCTCGGTCAAGGCCCGCCTGGAACGCATGAAGGTGGCTCTGACGGCTTGA
- a CDS encoding F0F1 ATP synthase subunit B produces MNLNATLIAQIVVFLAFVGFTMKFVWPPITKALDERAAKIRDGLAAADKAKSELANASKAADEQRAQARGETTQLLSDAEKRAAAIVEEAKKRAEEVGAKIVADAKVEAESQATRAREALREQVAALAVKGAEQILQREVNASVHAELLGRLKTEL; encoded by the coding sequence GTGAATCTGAACGCAACACTGATCGCGCAGATCGTCGTGTTCCTCGCGTTCGTCGGCTTCACGATGAAGTTCGTGTGGCCTCCGATCACGAAGGCGCTGGACGAACGTGCCGCGAAGATCCGCGACGGCCTGGCCGCCGCGGACAAGGCCAAGTCCGAGCTGGCCAACGCCAGCAAGGCTGCCGACGAGCAGCGCGCACAAGCGCGCGGCGAGACCACGCAACTGCTGTCGGACGCTGAAAAGCGCGCCGCCGCCATCGTGGAAGAAGCCAAGAAGCGTGCCGAGGAAGTCGGCGCCAAGATCGTGGCCGACGCCAAGGTGGAAGCCGAGAGCCAGGCCACCCGTGCCCGCGAAGCCCTGCGCGAGCAGGTCGCTGCGCTGGCCGTCAAGGGCGCCGAGCAGATCCTGCAGCGCGAGGTCAATGCCAGCGTGCACGCCGAATTGCTGGGCCGTCTGAAGACGGAGCTGTAA
- the atpE gene encoding F0F1 ATP synthase subunit C, producing MEQVYGLVALACGLIIGLGAIGACIGIALMGGKFLESSARQPELMGELQVKMFLLAGLIDAAFIIGTGIALWFATSTFLK from the coding sequence ATGGAACAAGTCTACGGTCTGGTCGCTCTGGCCTGCGGTCTGATCATCGGTCTGGGCGCTATCGGTGCCTGTATCGGTATCGCTCTGATGGGCGGCAAGTTCCTGGAGTCGTCGGCTCGCCAGCCCGAGCTGATGGGCGAACTGCAAGTCAAGATGTTCCTGCTGGCCGGCCTGATCGACGCCGCCTTCATCATCGGCACTGGTATCGCCCTGTGGTTCGCCACGTCGACCTTCCTGAAGTAA
- the atpB gene encoding F0F1 ATP synthase subunit A, producing the protein MSAEGHAPTAGEYIQHHLTYFNSVGGKQASLVDFSVINYDTLFWSLAMGLLGLFLLWLGARKATAGVPGRFQAAVELLVEMVGNQTAGLIHNEQSRRVIAPLGLTVFVWVFLMNAMDFLPLDVIPNAWAAIYGGMGHDPHHAYMRVVPTADINATLGMSIAVLLICLFYNIKIKGMGGWAHELVCAPFGSSKNPVLAVVLGLVNFAMQLIEFAAKTISHGMRLFGNMFAGELIFMLIALMGAAWTGANAPSALLFLGHFIAGFAWALFHILVVVLQAFIFMMLTLVYLGQAHEAH; encoded by the coding sequence ATGTCAGCAGAAGGACACGCGCCGACCGCCGGTGAGTACATCCAGCACCACCTGACCTACTTCAACAGCGTCGGTGGCAAGCAAGCCTCGCTGGTGGACTTCAGTGTCATCAACTACGACACGCTGTTCTGGTCGCTGGCCATGGGCCTGCTGGGCCTGTTCCTGCTGTGGCTGGGTGCCCGCAAGGCGACCGCCGGCGTGCCAGGCCGCTTCCAGGCTGCCGTGGAACTGCTGGTCGAGATGGTCGGCAACCAGACGGCCGGCCTGATCCACAACGAACAGTCGCGCCGCGTGATTGCCCCCCTGGGCCTCACCGTCTTTGTCTGGGTGTTCCTGATGAACGCCATGGACTTCCTCCCCCTCGACGTCATTCCCAACGCCTGGGCTGCCATCTACGGCGGCATGGGCCATGACCCGCACCACGCCTACATGCGCGTCGTGCCCACGGCCGACATCAACGCCACGCTGGGCATGTCGATTGCCGTGCTGCTGATCTGTCTGTTCTACAACATCAAGATCAAGGGCATGGGCGGCTGGGCTCACGAGCTGGTCTGCGCCCCCTTCGGCAGCAGCAAGAACCCGGTTCTGGCCGTGGTCCTGGGCCTCGTCAACTTCGCCATGCAGCTGATCGAATTCGCCGCCAAGACGATTTCGCATGGCATGCGACTGTTCGGCAACATGTTTGCCGGCGAACTGATCTTCATGCTGATCGCGCTGATGGGCGCGGCCTGGACCGGCGCCAACGCGCCCAGCGCACTGCTGTTCCTGGGCCATTTCATCGCCGGTTTCGCCTGGGCCCTGTTCCACATCCTTGTGGTCGTGCTGCAGGCCTTCATCTTCATGATGCTGACCCTGGTGTACCTGGGCCAAGCACACGAAGCGCACTGA
- a CDS encoding ATP synthase subunit I: MTPIEMRARDKASSTGWDDESEGHAGDEAAFKALSREEAEALKAKHPSLSPWRVVAAEAAIGGVLVGLWWVFAGAVQGRSALYGALAVVMPAALMAWGMTRRRTVNIGAAVLSFAVWELIKILLTGVILVAVVRQVADLSWLAMLLTMIGCLKGNWLALFTQGRFKKA, from the coding sequence GTGACCCCTATCGAGATGCGCGCCCGAGACAAGGCGTCATCGACCGGCTGGGATGACGAGAGCGAGGGACATGCGGGCGACGAAGCGGCTTTCAAGGCCCTGTCCCGCGAGGAGGCAGAAGCCCTGAAGGCAAAACATCCCTCTCTCTCGCCTTGGCGGGTGGTGGCGGCCGAGGCTGCCATTGGTGGGGTGCTGGTCGGTCTCTGGTGGGTGTTCGCCGGAGCTGTCCAGGGAAGGTCGGCGCTGTATGGCGCCCTGGCCGTCGTGATGCCTGCTGCCTTGATGGCCTGGGGCATGACGCGGCGCCGGACCGTGAACATTGGAGCCGCCGTGCTCTCGTTCGCAGTCTGGGAGCTGATCAAGATTTTGCTGACCGGCGTCATTTTGGTGGCGGTGGTCAGGCAGGTCGCCGATCTGAGTTGGCTGGCAATGCTGCTGACCATGATCGGATGCCTGAAAGGTAACTGGCTGGCCCTGTTCACGCAGGGTCGATTCAAAAAAGCTTAA
- a CDS encoding SMP-30/gluconolactonase/LRE family protein: MNELLIECAGAAPARLGESPLWCEAEQALYYVDIAAHQVLRLAADGALRSWQLEAEPGCIALAEQGGLLVARRDGLWHLDTATGGSRQLGAPPFDPAKQRFNDGKPDAAGRFWIGTIDDARQPEAALYRWADGGFQRMAEGITNSNGLAWSPDQGTMYWTDTKAHEIYAFDFDPATGAIANRRRFARFPARVAGEPLESYGGRPDGATVDAEGCLWVAMYEGARIVRLSPAGELLQAVRLPVRCPTMPAFGGPDLKTLYITTARDGRPTDELAREPFAGCVLKVQLPVCGFAPRPARG; encoded by the coding sequence ATGAATGAATTGCTGATCGAATGCGCCGGCGCTGCACCGGCCCGGCTGGGCGAATCCCCCTTGTGGTGCGAGGCCGAGCAGGCGCTCTACTACGTGGACATCGCCGCACACCAGGTGCTCAGGCTCGCCGCAGACGGTGCCCTCAGGAGCTGGCAGCTGGAGGCCGAACCGGGCTGCATCGCCTTGGCCGAACAGGGCGGTCTGCTGGTTGCGAGGCGCGACGGGCTCTGGCATCTGGATACCGCCACCGGTGGTAGCCGGCAGCTGGGAGCGCCGCCTTTCGATCCGGCCAAGCAGCGTTTCAACGACGGCAAGCCGGACGCCGCCGGCCGCTTCTGGATAGGCACCATCGACGACGCGCGCCAGCCCGAAGCGGCGCTGTACCGCTGGGCCGACGGCGGTTTCCAGCGCATGGCCGAGGGCATCACCAATTCCAACGGCCTGGCCTGGAGCCCGGACCAGGGCACGATGTACTGGACCGACACCAAGGCGCATGAGATCTACGCCTTCGACTTCGATCCGGCGACCGGGGCGATTGCGAATCGGCGCCGCTTCGCCCGGTTCCCGGCTCGCGTGGCCGGCGAACCTCTGGAAAGCTACGGCGGCCGGCCCGATGGCGCGACCGTTGATGCCGAGGGTTGCCTGTGGGTCGCGATGTACGAAGGCGCGCGCATCGTGCGACTGTCGCCCGCGGGCGAGTTGCTGCAGGCGGTCCGGTTGCCGGTGCGCTGTCCGACGATGCCGGCCTTCGGCGGCCCGGACCTCAAGACGCTCTACATCACCACCGCACGTGATGGGCGCCCGACCGATGAGCTGGCACGCGAGCCCTTTGCGGGTTGTGTGCTGAAGGTCCAGTTGCCGGTCTGCGGGTTTGCACCGAGGCCTGCACGGGGCTGA
- a CDS encoding GNAT family N-acetyltransferase gives MSSPEIMLRVPESAEQWDEARKLLIDYSESLAVDLCFQGFEAELAGLPGPYAQPRGVFLVAWVDGQPAGCGAFRDLTDSDYPNACEMKRLFVRPAFRRFGLGRSLTQALIDRATEAGYSNMLLDTLDDMEAARGLYESLGFVEVPPFYFNPIPGAHYLKVELG, from the coding sequence ATGAGCAGTCCCGAGATCATGCTGCGGGTGCCCGAGAGTGCCGAGCAGTGGGATGAGGCGCGCAAGCTGCTGATCGATTACAGCGAGAGCCTGGCGGTCGACCTCTGCTTCCAGGGCTTCGAGGCCGAACTGGCCGGCCTGCCCGGGCCCTACGCACAGCCGCGTGGCGTGTTCCTCGTCGCCTGGGTCGATGGCCAGCCGGCGGGCTGCGGCGCATTTCGGGATCTGACCGATTCCGACTACCCGAACGCCTGCGAGATGAAGCGGCTCTTCGTCCGCCCGGCCTTCCGCCGTTTCGGCCTCGGCCGCAGCCTGACCCAGGCGCTGATAGACCGGGCGACCGAGGCTGGCTATTCCAATATGTTGCTCGACACGCTGGACGACATGGAGGCGGCGCGCGGCCTGTACGAGAGCCTGGGCTTCGTCGAAGTGCCGCCGTTCTATTTCAATCCCATCCCGGGCGCCCACTACCTCAAAGTGGAACTGGGCTGA
- a CDS encoding cytochrome b/b6 domain-containing protein, with protein MADGRHQDHEEVRVWDLPTRLFHWALVLCVLGSVTSAKIGGNAMVWHMRLGYAVLALVGFRLLWGLVGGRWSRFTHFIYSPAAIWRYLRRKPREGEHFDVGHNPLGGLSVLAMLVWLLMQIGSGLIADDEIANTGPLIRLVSSEASLAWTGYHKSWGQWGLFLLIGLHVVAIIYYRFGHGRDLIGPMLSGNKRLPAHVPATRDTVATRLFALTLLAACVAAVYLLVVMGGGE; from the coding sequence ATGGCCGACGGTCGTCATCAGGATCATGAAGAGGTGCGGGTCTGGGACCTGCCGACCCGGCTGTTCCACTGGGCCCTGGTACTGTGCGTGCTGGGCTCGGTGACCAGCGCCAAGATCGGTGGCAATGCCATGGTCTGGCATATGCGGCTGGGCTATGCGGTGCTGGCCCTGGTGGGCTTCCGGCTGCTGTGGGGCCTGGTCGGCGGGCGCTGGTCGCGCTTCACCCATTTCATCTACAGCCCGGCGGCCATCTGGCGCTACCTGCGCCGCAAGCCACGTGAGGGCGAGCATTTCGACGTGGGCCACAACCCGCTGGGCGGACTGTCTGTGCTGGCCATGCTGGTCTGGCTGCTGATGCAGATCGGTTCGGGCCTGATTGCCGACGACGAGATCGCCAACACCGGGCCGCTGATACGCCTGGTCTCCAGCGAGGCCAGCCTGGCCTGGACCGGTTATCACAAGAGCTGGGGCCAGTGGGGCCTGTTCCTGCTGATAGGCCTGCATGTGGTGGCCATCATCTATTACCGCTTCGGCCATGGGCGCGACCTGATCGGCCCCATGCTGAGCGGCAACAAGCGCTTGCCGGCCCATGTACCCGCCACCCGCGATACCGTGGCCACGCGCCTGTTTGCGCTGACGCTATTGGCGGCCTGCGTGGCAGCCGTCTATTTGCTCGTTGTGATGGGGGGAGGGGAATGA
- a CDS encoding cytochrome c translates to MFKQVLIALAGTVVLAGAAQAQQRPEQAIKYRKSVMTLMGSHFGRLGAMAQGRIPFDAAVAADNAQLVAMLAKLPFNSFGPGTDKGLPHRAKPEVWTETAKFKEAADAFQAEAPKLEAAAKTGNLDQFKAAFGAVGKTCKACHDTFQAEKDN, encoded by the coding sequence ATGTTCAAGCAAGTTCTGATCGCCCTGGCCGGCACCGTCGTCCTGGCTGGTGCCGCCCAGGCCCAGCAGCGCCCCGAGCAGGCCATCAAGTACCGCAAGTCGGTGATGACGCTGATGGGCTCGCATTTCGGCCGCCTGGGCGCCATGGCCCAGGGCCGCATCCCCTTCGATGCCGCGGTCGCGGCCGACAACGCCCAACTCGTCGCCATGCTGGCCAAGCTGCCGTTCAACTCGTTCGGACCCGGCACCGACAAGGGCCTGCCGCACCGCGCCAAGCCCGAGGTCTGGACCGAAACGGCCAAATTCAAGGAAGCGGCCGACGCCTTCCAGGCCGAGGCGCCCAAGCTGGAAGCCGCTGCCAAGACCGGCAATCTCGATCAGTTCAAGGCAGCCTTCGGCGCCGTGGGCAAGACCTGCAAGGCCTGCCACGACACGTTCCAGGCCGAAAAGGACAACTGA
- a CDS encoding PhzF family phenazine biosynthesis protein, whose protein sequence is MSLLRRFVQVDVFTAQPLKGNALAVVVDGGGLSDAEMAAFARWTNLSETTFLLEPTDPAADYRVRIFTPGGELPFAGHPTLGSAHAWLASGGDPKKPGEVMQQCEIGLVRIKRQGARLAFAAPPLRRSGPVEPELREQALRALGLQEAEMLDLVWVDNGPQWMAARLASAEAVLALKPDFIAMKGLKLGVVGAYPAGQELQFEVRGFVPGLGVPEDPVTGSLNAGLALWLMQAGHAPEAYLAGQGKALGRDGRVHVWRDAEATWIGGDVASLIHGQVRL, encoded by the coding sequence ATGAGCCTGCTGCGCCGCTTCGTGCAAGTCGATGTGTTCACCGCCCAGCCGCTCAAGGGCAACGCTCTGGCCGTGGTCGTTGATGGTGGAGGCCTGAGCGATGCCGAGATGGCGGCGTTCGCGCGCTGGACCAATTTGTCGGAGACCACCTTCCTGCTGGAGCCGACCGACCCGGCGGCCGACTACCGGGTGCGCATCTTCACGCCCGGCGGCGAGCTGCCTTTCGCCGGCCATCCGACGCTGGGCTCGGCCCATGCCTGGCTGGCCAGCGGCGGCGACCCCAAGAAGCCGGGCGAAGTAATGCAGCAATGCGAGATCGGCCTGGTGCGGATCAAGCGTCAGGGGGCTCGACTGGCTTTCGCCGCGCCGCCGCTGCGCCGCTCGGGGCCGGTCGAGCCGGAACTGCGCGAGCAGGCGCTGCGCGCGCTGGGGCTTCAGGAAGCAGAGATGCTGGACCTGGTCTGGGTCGACAACGGTCCGCAGTGGATGGCCGCGCGGCTGGCCAGCGCCGAAGCGGTACTGGCGCTGAAGCCGGACTTCATAGCGATGAAGGGACTGAAGCTCGGCGTGGTCGGCGCCTATCCGGCCGGCCAGGAACTGCAGTTCGAGGTGCGGGGCTTCGTGCCGGGCCTGGGTGTGCCCGAGGATCCGGTCACCGGAAGCCTCAACGCCGGCCTGGCGCTATGGCTGATGCAGGCCGGCCATGCACCCGAGGCCTATCTGGCCGGCCAGGGCAAGGCTCTGGGTCGCGACGGCCGGGTCCATGTCTGGCGCGATGCCGAGGCGACCTGGATAGGCGGAGACGTGGCGTCGCTGATCCATGGCCAGGTTCGCCTCTAG
- a CDS encoding GNAT family N-acetyltransferase encodes MAEALPENWRVDTAWDRADLTAAHAYLVTAYWCEGIPLDLLERAMRSSLNFVLRDETGRLRGYARAITDQATFAYLCDVFVEDGLRGRGLGDALIAAVMAHPALQGLRRFSLFTRDAHGLYARHGFQPLATPDRGMEVVRPGLYLQNKEESK; translated from the coding sequence ATGGCCGAGGCCCTGCCGGAGAACTGGCGCGTAGACACGGCCTGGGATCGGGCCGATCTGACGGCCGCCCATGCCTATCTAGTCACCGCCTACTGGTGCGAAGGCATTCCGCTGGATCTGCTCGAAAGGGCGATGCGGAGCTCGCTGAACTTCGTGCTGCGCGACGAGACAGGCCGGCTGCGCGGCTATGCCCGCGCGATCACGGACCAGGCCACGTTTGCCTATCTCTGCGACGTGTTCGTCGAGGACGGCCTGCGCGGGCGCGGCCTCGGCGATGCGCTGATCGCGGCCGTGATGGCCCACCCGGCCTTGCAAGGGCTGCGACGCTTTTCGCTGTTCACCCGCGATGCCCACGGGCTCTATGCCCGCCACGGCTTCCAGCCGCTGGCCACGCCGGACCGCGGCATGGAGGTGGTGCGGCCGGGGCTCTATCTGCAGAACAAAGAGGAATCGAAATGA